The Caminicella sporogenes DSM 14501 region TTTTAGATAAAAATAATATGCTTAATCTAATAATTTTTACTTTCTTTTTCTCACTGTGGTCTATAGGCAAATTTGCTCCTGCCGACACCCCTGGCAAACCTATTACTACAAAAACTAAAAGACAAAAATTAAAAAAGATGTCTTTAATAATACTATGCATATGGTGTTTCTTATGTTTAATATGGTTTATTCATTTTGACAAACCCATTATTTTCATTTATGCCTCTACATTTGGAATACTTTGGCAGTCATTTACATTGACAAATACAGGTTATAAGTTTTATAATGTTTTCGACAAAATTTTACATATTTTTTTCAAAGAGGGGGATTTATCATGCTAAAAAAATTACTACAACTATCTACTGTTATACTCTCTTTTATAGCTCTTTCAAATATAGCTGCAGCTTCAAGTGTCATAGGCTATCAACCAGAATTACCGAAAGAACTTAAATAATAAAATATGAAAATATTTTTAGGGGTGTAGTATATGCATACTATTGAATGTTTAACTGCCTACTTTATAGAAGGCTTTTTTATGGCAGGAGCAGGACTAAGCCTTTTAGGAATAAAACTTAAAATAAAAAAATTAATGCATATTGCTTTTATATATTCTTTTTTTGTATTTATAGTTCGTAAAATATACATTACTTTTAAAATACATCTAGGTACACATGCATTTATATTGATGTTCATTCTTGGAATATTAATTAAATTAATAGGTAAACAAAATTTTTTAACTGGAATTATAGCTTCTTTAACTTCATTCCTTTTACTCCTTTGGGGAGAAGGTATTTTTCTATTTCCTATTTTAAAATGTTTTAAAATTGACCCTATTACATTGATGTCTTTAAAATTTGGAGGAACTATTATTGCTATATTAATATCCGACATACTATTAATTGTTGGATTTTTA contains the following coding sequences:
- a CDS encoding accessory gene regulator ArgB-like protein, which encodes MKKKFDVETFITHILKIFKKHLEIDKKQDAILRYSLRLLISSILAYAFALLPALFFGTFKHVLITMLTFSTLRVFSGGAHCSCMLNCAITGSILANILGLLNKYIILDKNNMLNLIIFTFFFSLWSIGKFAPADTPGKPITTKTKRQKLKKMSLIILCIWCFLCLIWFIHFDKPIIFIYASTFGILWQSFTLTNTGYKFYNVFDKILHIFFKEGDLSC
- a CDS encoding cyclic lactone autoinducer peptide, coding for MLKKLLQLSTVILSFIALSNIAAASSVIGYQPELPKELK